Within the Malus sylvestris chromosome 4, drMalSylv7.2, whole genome shotgun sequence genome, the region CATTATCAATTTGTGTTGAAGTCTAATTACACGCACGCAAAGCCCTTACATTAGTAGGACACACTCCACCTTCAATAGCTGGGTAGCAAATCACTTTAAAGGATCTAATGGCATAAACATAATATAGGAAAATGATAAACACCCCTTTTTTTAGTCTCTCACACTCCCGTATTTAATCTTGGTCACTTGTTTACATTTGATTTATTATCCAAATAAAAAGAGTATGAAGAGTTAAAAGTAGTGTAAAAATCATTTCCCATAATTTTAATGTTAAGGTCAGAGCCTAGAACTtcaactacaaaagcttcacgcaCTCTTTACTAAAAAGGTTTACAAGCAATCGATCTTTTTTGAATAATAGTATAGAAAATGCTAGgtagatcaaatttttaaaccatcTTTTATATCTATATGATGTGGCGGTTGATGATAGAGCTATTtttgaatgatttgaaaaaagTGTTCAACTATCATGTGTTCAGCGTTCTACAAAAAAATGGTCTAAAAATAGTATAGGTATAGCCACTGTCTGTCTAATATTTATGTATGAACTCAATTGTTGCCATGCAGGCATGCAGGGATACACCTGAAGATATAACCTGAAAACATTCAATCCTTTATAAAACCAATCAATAATATCATGCATCACCATGTGACTGTGATCAGGCGGTTCCCGTCAACTCCAAGCCCCGCAGACACGATCTCAGCCCTTAACTTTAAAATCAAAGACTTGGTTTCCAAGGGATTATATGACCAAACCCTTCATCTATACAAACTACAACTCCATCCCCATGGCCTTCATGCAAAGACCTCCATTCTTCCTTCAATCATTAAAGCTTGCTCCTACGCAATGTCCTGCCACGTCGGCCTTCAACTTCACTGCGTCGCTCTCAAGTCAGGCTCCGACTCAGACCTGGTCGTATCCAATTCTCTCATCTCCATGTACGCCAAATTTACAACTGTTGAAGCAGCACGTCAgatgtttgatgaaatgcctgAACGAGACACCATCACCTGGAATTCCATGATAAATTGCTATTTGCAAAATGGGCATCTTGAAAAAGGTCTGCAAGTGCTTAAGCAAATGCATTTTTATGGTTTTGTACCGAAAGCAGAGTTGATTGCCGGCATCATGTCAGTTTGCGCGAGGTCAGGAGAGTTGAGACGACTGGGCAGAGAGATTCACGGGCTCGTTGTTGTTCATGGAATGATTAAGGAGTCGGGGTTCTTGTCGACGGCTCTGGTTGATTTGTATATGAGGTTTCGCGACTCGTCGATGGCTTTACATGTATTTTATCATATGGAAGTTAAAAATGAAGTTTCTTGGACTGCCTTAGTTTCGGGATGCATTGCTAATCACAATTATGGCACGGCCCTGGATTGCTTCCGGTCAATGCAGGTTGAAGGCCTGAAACCCAACAGGGTGACTGTGCTTGCCATTTTACCAGCTTGTGCCGAGTTGGGACTTGTAGAACATGGGAAAGAGATTCATGCATATATCTTTCGTCATGGGTTCGATTCAGATAATCATTGCTCAGCAGCTCTCATACACATGTATTGCAAATGTGGGAAAGCTTTGCGTTCTGCCAAGTTAATTTTCGAGAGGGAAGCTGTTAAAGATGTTGTGATATGGAGCTCGATTATTGGGAGCTATTCTCAATGCGGGGATTACACGAAATCTCTGAAACTCTTCAGCCAAATGCGAGCTGAAGGAATTGAACCCAACTCTGTAACTGTATTGGCGATCATTTCTGTCTGCGCTTCCCTGTCTTCACTAATCCTTGGCTGTGGAGTCCATGGCTATGTCTTAAAATCTGGGTTAAGTTTTGACATTTTCATTGGGAATGCACTCATCAATATGTATGCAAAGTGTGGTTGTCTCAAGGATTCACATCAGGTTTTCAAGGAGATGCCGAGCAAAGATTCTGTTTCATGGAGCGCACTGATTGGCAGTTATGGCCTTCATGGGGATTCCGAGAAAGCTCTGCAACTCTTTGGTGAGATGCAAGAGAGAGGGGTAGAGCCTGATGCAGTTACTTTCCTCTCTGTTTTATCTGCTTGCACCCATGCCGGCCTAGTGGAAGAAGGAAGTAAGATCTTTAAGCGTCTGACAGAAGGTAATAAAATAGAATTAAGCACGGAGCACTACGCTTGCTTTATCGATCTTCTTGGAAGGACGGGCAAGCTTGAAGATGCTTATGAGCTAGTGAGATCAATGCCCATGACACCAAGTACTAGAATTTGGACTTCTTTGGTTACAGCTTGCAAGATTCATGGAAAATTAGACAAGGCAGAATTTTTAGCACATGAGCTTGTTACCTTGGAGCCTGAGAATGCTGCCCACTATACCTTACTGAGCACGGTTCATGCTGAAACCGGAAACTGGCTTGGCGTGGAAGAGGCAAGGAGAGCCATGAGAATACAAGGATTAAGGAAAGGCTACGGATTCAGCCGAATTTAGCCAGAAAACAAAAAGGGTTGTGCCGTATTACTCATCATCGACCACGCAAACGCTCAATTATCAACTCAAGGGTTGTAGACTCGTAatgggaaagaagaaagaaaaggttgTAGACTCCATGAGTTTAGTTTTTCTAGCCTCTGGCTTCTTTGCGAGAGCGAATTCTTATGTCTTATGTGGATTTCAATGAGTTGATAAACACTTGTTGTAAACCAATGCTAAATGCAAGAGCCAAAAACTAGTGCTCCATTCGTCAAATCAAAACAATTGTATGCTTCTACCAAACGCAAAAGGGTAGAGAGTAAGCGGATTATCTATAGATTAGACAAGCATCTCCAACAGCTCCTTTTGGTCAAATTTAATGCATATTTGGCGATGCTTTCAGAAAGTCTAAGAACTTTCTGATATCCAAAAATGTTTCCAGTAGCGTTCGGGCATACAACAAACAAAAGCATTTCCAGCAATTAGCGTATGGATTTTAAAAAGAATTTCAGCGTGGTTCTATCAAAAGTGGTTATGAGGAGAATTACTTCCCGAAAACATTCCATTTAGTGTCAGCTAGAAGGACAAACGCACATCTCAAGCAATTCCTTATCCAAAACAAATATCATCTCAAGCATCATATCGTTTATTCATGTACCAACACTTGAAAAGAAAAGCCAAGTCGTTAAAAACACACAACAGTtcaaaaaacaagcaaatatcCTTTCTTAGGAATGGGGAAAGGGGAAGGGAATACACAGCAGCATCGTAGGCTCGAGCTGCCTGGTCTGGGGCATCATAAGTGCCCAACCATATCTTGATCCCGGATTTTGGAAGCCTGATTTCGGAAACCCATCTACCCCAAGCCCTCATTTGAACACCCTTATAGTGTCCTGGGGCTCTCTGTCGCCAAACCTTTTTCAAAGTAGAGGTTCTCCCCATATCCATTGGAAAGGTGACTCACAAAGAGAAAGTCTCAAGATAGTGGAAGAGTAGGATATGCAAAGAACTACTGTAGGAAGCCATTTATGGAAGGAAGATAATGGATGTGAATAAGATCCAAAATGAGGAGCATGCATTGAGTGCAGGTGGAAATACCATGATGGTGGCACGTGATATAACAAGATGTACGTGGCGGAAGAGATACCGTCACGTGGGCGAGTTTGCTATAGACATGAAGCTTCCAAATGCATAGAACCGCAGTTGGCAAGACACGAAACAAAGCACTTGTTAGGTTTAAGCCACTTTTCTAAAGGAGATATACATGCATCAACGCATATGCACACCTACACTCATACATAGGTACGTATATGTATAGACACACGCACATTACACACATACATAAATACATATGTAAATAGACTTTGTAGGAATCAACAAAACATCTCCAAAATAATACAAAGctcaatgatcaaaatgatatcCATGAGTAAGCAATATAGATACCTTAGTTAATGAAACACTGAAACTATAGGCTTTATTCAAAGTATCTGATGAGAAAATTCAGTAGAGAATTGGACATATAAATCTCTCCTAATTAGGTTTTAAAGTATAAAAAGTGCATTTGGCCATACAAGCAACGTATTTTGAAGAAATTACAAGAAATTGCTCTCGCTAAGCCTAACGTCATGTCAGCCTCTCAGATGCCCTGTGTAAAAGCTTCACCTGCCAGAAGAAAGTGAAATCACAATTATACAACTTGCATTTGGTTGGGCTAATGTCGTGTTCAGTTAAATTGTCTGGAAAACGTAGGAGTTAGCGGTGTTACACTAGACGATTAAGGTTAGGAGTCTTGTGGTTGGAGATGACAATAAACGCATACAAACAATATTGATGAACATAAAATCCCAACAACGaggaaaaaataaaacgaaaaatgCAATACAAATAAGCAGATAAATTGCAAGGCTCGTAGAAGCTTGCATTTGAGAGGCAAGATTTTGTTTACCTATTCCGTCCAGCTATGAGAAGCAATACAATTATACACACGCGCGCCAAGTCTTAATGGGAGCAGACATCTTTAACGAATTTCCAAGAGAAGTGCATCGTATCCAATCTAATTTCAGATACAATTACAGCCAAAACATCAATTTGTTGCCTTGCCTGTATTAATCAATAATAAGGAATCTGTTAGAAAAGAATCAAGATTTGGAAAATGGCTATGACGATCGTTTGATTATACGGCTTAAATGAATCCGAAACAATCACACTAGGACATTGATACGAAGAATAACAGCAAAGAGGaaagcaaagaaagaaaacgaGCTCACTTTATACAGGCATACTCGGTGGTCGCCCAAGCCGATGCATGTTGCGGTGATTCAGTTGAGGTGGTTATCGATGGATGTTGCAGTGTCCACCGCCAGCCACCACCACCCACTTCTGCAGGTTATTCGAAACCACCATACCCGCCACCGTCTCCATCTCTCTTTCCCTCCTCAATTCAACGTCACCTAGACTAGTCTAGACTCAGAGAGACAAAGTATCGTACTTCAAAATCGGGTCAAATCAGACCTATATAATAATCGGGTCCACCCGACCTCTTTAATTCTTTTTCCAATTTAAATACTATGGATTTTATAAACATTTGCCCCTTCAACTTTTGGGTTCTTTCACCTTGGTCTTTCAATTTAAAAGTGGTCAAGTGCTTACTCACTCGTAGAGACGTTGTGCTAGTTGGCTCGGGTTATaactagggctggaaaaaaatcccaaaaatcccaaaccaaaccgaaaaaatcccgatcccaaaccaaaattctcGAAATTTTCGGTATGTTATCCCGAACCAAACCGATATTTTCGGTACGAGAATCGGTTTTGCATCTTCATtttttcggtattcccataccgaaccaaaaataaatattttatatataaatattttttaattataaaagaatTATATGAACCGTTGATTGTTTTGGATTTAATCTATGCCGTTGGTTTGTTTTTAGGTCAGCATGCTGCATACGGTATACCATTTCACTTTCACAGTCCACTTCCCTTCCATTTCTATCGAATAGCCGAGCGGCCGAGCCCTCCTCATCTCATCTCTGATCTCTCCATTACCAAGTCGGCGAGCCCTCAGctcatttctctctccctctctctccctctctctctctctccctttctctctctgtgACGAATTCCGGCTAGCCACCGGCCACCGCCACATCTGACTCTCCAGCCTTCCTTCACCACACAGCCACTTGTACGCCACCTTTCTCTGTCGCGACGATCTCTCTCTGGGGAACTCTCCATCCAGCACTGAGTTCGAATCTCTGTCATCCcaaattaggtaattaatttaatttagtgttttgaaatCTAATTTCTGTCTTCCTTTTGAAATTTAACTTAGGGTTTGGAATTCATTGTGTATTATTCCCCCATTTGTTTTCTTCAGTTTTTCTGTATTATTCAGCGGAAGATTCAATTTCCAACTGGGTTCTCGAATTCATGAGCTTTTTATCAAAAGGTACGTTTTTGTTCGATAAAGTTCATTATTTGAGTATGTGAGTTCGAATTTACGGCATTTGGGAGTTCGAATCATTGTGTATTGCCATTTGGGTATCTGTATGTGGGTGTGAATCTGTATATGCGAGTTCGAATTTGAGTTTGAATCTGTATGTGGTGTGGCCCTGTGGGTGTGAATCTGAACGGATTGATTTCAGTgcataaattttcaattttgttatCACATTTCTGAACTATCAAAGGTTAACTCAATGGTTGTAAGCACCAAAGGGAAAAATGGTTAAGTGAACATTGTTCGCTCAGTCTTTCCGTCAGACACCTCGggttcaatttcattttctggTTTGAATTCAATTTTGTTGTTATGAgattcttttttgtttgtttgcaccATCAATTTTActacttttttttgtttatatctATGAACCCAATTGGAGGTTTAATTTTTGTTGCATCTGAAATGCAGAATAACAGACTTGAAGTTTAGACTGAATTGCTCTGATTAGTTAAGCAGAGCACAAATATGCCCAATCATctgcatttttttcttttttttaattgttattgCAACCTTTACTAGTTCACATCTAACTGGGTTCTTTTCATTACTAGTTCACATCTAACTGGGTTCCTTTCATTACTAGTTCACATCTAACTGGGTTCTTTTCATTCTTACAcgcctaatttttatttttagtttttaaaacaATATCTGGGAACTTCTCTTACTTTTAAGTTTAACTGATTGCAGTGCTATGTGGGTATTAGAAAACGAAGACTAGGTTTCTCTGTGATCCTCTGTGTAGCGTGTTGTATGTTTATTTCTAGTCTACACTGGTTCTTGGGAAATTCTGCAGAGAACTATTTGTTTTGTGAGCAATCATCCCTGTAATAACTAGTTTTTAGCAAAATGTGTGCTTACATTTGCTAAATTTTGGACATGATGCActgatgttttgtttttttagccTTATCAAACATTGTTTTGTTGCAGGCAGAGATAGCCAGACAAGAAGCAAGGGGCCGAAGAGGCCAACAATCTTCATAAACTTTAAGTTTtgctttttttgcttttggtttgtaacttaattattttgaaactttgtctcataactaatttttttgcttttgggtttgttactttatttattataaaaccttggcttgtaactaattttttttgcttttggatttgtcacttaatttatttttattgcatgCATGTGTATTAGAAATTGAATAGGCAGATTAAGGATGCTATTGTGCACAGATTTCAGCCATTTGTGCACAGATTTCAGATTGGCTAATTTGTGTAGATTCAAATTTTAGTGTAACAACAAATTGGGCAAATTGGCAGCctgcccaaaagcccaaattttcaatataaaaggttggattttagcccaaaagcataatatgttaaatttagtccaaaacttcaaaagcccaaaactatttcgggattcccaatTTTTCCCAAAATCCCGAAAATATTTTGGGATTCtcgaaaattgggattcccgaaaaattggtttgggatcggtattgaaattgggattcccgaaaattttggtttgggaatcgggacaaaTGTTTTGgttcggtatcccataccgaaccacccctagttATAACTTATAATGCATCACCTTGCTAATTTGCTTAAAATTGAATCCTTACTCAACACACTTGTAACTTGTAAAGTTTAAGGACTGATTTggaaaacaaataataataagaagCAAAGAGGATAAGGCAAAAAGTTGAGAGGGCAAATATATAATAACCATAAcccaaaatatttattattatGATATTAGCccaataaaataaagaataacTAAACCAACCGTTATCCTCTTTCCTTCCCTGATGTGTGAAGAGTGAAGAAGCTCTTTATCCACCAAGTAGTTTTGATGTTCATGtttgaattttcattttttgcttTGAGAAGCTGAAAAATGTGGGCTTACTATGTTAATCATGTCCTCCCCCGCCGTCTTCTGCAAAACCTTTATCTTTGTTAACCCCAAGCTCAGGCTGCTCAGCCGCAACACCTTCATTCTGCACAGAAATTGGTCGACTGCACTGGTGGTTGATACAAGGCGGTGGAGGTCTGCCGCTGCGGGGCACATTCCAAATGCTGGTggcaaaaggaaaaggaaaaggactTGGTGGCAAACATTCTTTTTCGACGACGACGGGAATTGGCTTGGTTTGAAGGAGGACGACATGCTGGCGACGGAGGAGGAGGACTTGGATGGATCCTCCGCAGCTGCCTCCACGGAAAAAGGTGAAGAAGCTGAGAAATTTGAGGCGTGGAAGACGAGGGCAGAAGCAATCGTGGAGCTGAGGGAAGCGCAGCAGGATTTGACCAACGAGGAGAACCGCAAGTGGGAGGATTGGTTTGTGGATTCTAATTCTAAATCTACTTCCTTCTGGGAAGCATCTGTACAGTCGGATCCTGCTCAAGAAAGGGGATTGCTTTACTCTCTCAGCAATTTCGTCCTCggaagggaagaagatgatgatgaggaCATGCTCTATGAAGACCGTGTTTTTCGCTATGCCTCACTCAATTCGGTAACTAGAACTAGTACAAAAACAATGTACATTTTCTTTGCTTTGAGTTGAGTGTGTGGTTTTGTTTATGTGATTGTGTTAACTGTTAAGCCGCATTCAATAATTGTTTCTGTTTTGGATGTTATTACGACACGCAGCAGAGTTACATTACATGGCTTGAGTTGTTATTTTCTGTCAGCCAGCCTGCATTTTTCCCCTTAGAAATACTAATCTTGTGCTAATTCATGTTTCGATCTTCTTCTATTGTTAAAGGACTAATTGCGCTAATTATAAGCCACATTCATCCTTTTTACAGGCTAAATTTTTAGCAGTATTAATAATCATACCCTGGGCCTTGGATTTTGTGGTTCACGACTATGTTCTGATGCCCTTTTTAGACAGGTAACCATTATCTCTTTGCTTATCAGATATATAaattaacacacacacacatttcaAAAGAGGGTGGTTTACGGTGTGTGAATGTTGCCTTGATAAATTTCCAAGTGAATGCCTTTAAATATCAATATCCAATCCTGTGTCTTTGGAATTTAAAACTactttccatatatatatatatatatattaacttcATTATGCATTTCCTTCGTTCCACCATTCCTAAGGGATAGCTTAAGGAAATTATTCAACAAACTTCCAGGGTATATTGATGCCAGAAAAGAAGACTGCATCAGAAACGTATTTTTAAATAAGTGGCTGCCataaattttcttcttttaaagaAGGGCATGTGTGCATAGTGCAATTGAGTGGTGTAGACTACAGAATTTCACATACTTCTCTAAATGTAACTTCTCTACTCCTCCTGGACCTCCTTAACTTGGAACTTTCCTGTTGGGTAGGTCAATTTCCTAAGGAACCATTTGATGCCTCTGGAGTTAGGTTGGTTCTATTTTGCAAGCTTTAAATTTCAGTAATCATGTCAAAAaattgagttagttttgaaCCACTATGGTTAGGCTGTTTGTGTTGTAATATGCGTACATACGTGCAGAAATACATACATAGTCTTTTTTGCATTGGACCTGGTATTAACTTCATTTTTAACCATTACTTTTACCTCTAAAATTATGAACTAATGGATCGAGCACCCACTTGCTTGGGAACAGATATGTGAAGACCGTACCACTTGCAGCACAGTTGCTTGATGTCAGAAGAAAtcaaaagctccaaatgattGATGAATTAAAAATGGAGAGAGCAAGATTTCATCTTGAGATGGAGATTGGTAAATCTCCACCGCTTTCTGATGACGAGGTTTGGTGGGAGTTGCGGCATAAAGCGTAAGATTGCCACTCTTTGGTTCTCCTCTGGAAAGAGCCTCCATAACATTATTGTTTTGGTCCTTAATATCTATCCAATTTTTCATTAGGTTCACAAAATCACTATTGAGTAGAGTGGGTAAATTACAATGAATTATTCTATAAATGAGCTAAAAATAGTCACACATGCCAAGACTTGAGCAGTATAGTTTATGACTTGTGACCCTAGAACATATCACCACATAAACAGTCAAACATGTAGAACTTATTAGTTAGATCATTACATCAATGACTAGTTCCAATGTGTAAACCTCCATAAGTTATAACATGCTGAAAGCCTTTAAATCGGATAAAAAGTTAAGAGTGAAGATTTAACCCAGGACAGTTATAATATATCTTAAGATAAAAAGGTAGTTGGGAATTCAACATGTAGGCTAAGTAATGCCACTACATGAGTTCTAGGATAGCAGCACCACTATCCTTCAGAGAAACTGTACCTGCAATCGGAGTGGGGTTTACAATAAGGTACAAGGTAGAGGAGGTGACACACTAACATTGGAAGAACTGTACAGAGTATGACCAAAACTGGAACTTTAGAAGTTCAAATTAGAGGGCTGGGAAAGATATGGATATATGCTTgcagaaaaaaagaaggaagaaaatctGAACTCTTGTAACATAGAGTGACAAGACAGGGAGAATCGTaccaagaaggaagaaagaaagaaaggcattttttattaaaatgaatgCGTTATCATTGTACAACTAATGTGTAAGTAATCCAAAACATAACCAGCTAACTCTTTGAACCTATAAACACATGGCACCTGTCATTAGAAAACAGATTTTCTTTTAGCtggaatttttttcattaatatgaTTATGATGCTATGGTGTAAATTTATAGCTGGGCTTTTTTCTCATTGCACACTTGGACATTTGGATCTTCATAACAAAATATCTCACATTTCAGAGATCCGTAACTCTAAAAGGTTATCAAGTATTCAAAAAGTACGGGTATAACTATAACGGAAGACTTGGCCCAAAACCGAGCGCAGTggcgttttaggattcatacagccgaaCTCACTTAGTggaataaggctttgttgttgttgttgttgtggttgttGGCTAATAAATTTTCCTATGTGAATGATTTCATATTTTTAATTACAGTGTAATGTGCCAGAAATGTTGAAAGTGAGTATTATTTCTTGAGATAATATTGGAAAGTTCCCTTTATGATTTAATCTTCTTAAGCTAGATTTTGGACTTTAGTTTCAGTGACGAATGTCATCCAAATTACTTTTCTTATGGCTTCAACAGATTAGAGCTGAGAGATGAATGGAGATTAGAGAATCGTAAAGCATTTGCCAACATATGGTCAGATATGATATTCGGGATCTCATTATTCATTCTTTTATACAGCAATCAGAATAAAGTGAGTTACTATTACTTTGTTTATGTGGTGCATTATGATCCTAATAGCATTGCCTAAAATTGAATGTCCTTGGAATGTTACAGTTAACAACCCCATTTGTCTTGCATAAATAGTAGTATGATCGGTTATTGCATTATTAGGtatgagtgtttttttttcttagccTTTTCTTAATTGTCAATTTGTGATCCATGCGGTCTTTTTTGGTCTATTTATCATCTATTTGGTTAGAATGATGAATATGCGCCCTCATTGCTTTCAGAATACTCGTCAACAAAATAGTGAA harbors:
- the LOC126617688 gene encoding pentatricopeptide repeat-containing protein At4g31070, mitochondrial; the protein is MHHHVTVIRRFPSTPSPADTISALNFKIKDLVSKGLYDQTLHLYKLQLHPHGLHAKTSILPSIIKACSYAMSCHVGLQLHCVALKSGSDSDLVVSNSLISMYAKFTTVEAARQMFDEMPERDTITWNSMINCYLQNGHLEKGLQVLKQMHFYGFVPKAELIAGIMSVCARSGELRRLGREIHGLVVVHGMIKESGFLSTALVDLYMRFRDSSMALHVFYHMEVKNEVSWTALVSGCIANHNYGTALDCFRSMQVEGLKPNRVTVLAILPACAELGLVEHGKEIHAYIFRHGFDSDNHCSAALIHMYCKCGKALRSAKLIFEREAVKDVVIWSSIIGSYSQCGDYTKSLKLFSQMRAEGIEPNSVTVLAIISVCASLSSLILGCGVHGYVLKSGLSFDIFIGNALINMYAKCGCLKDSHQVFKEMPSKDSVSWSALIGSYGLHGDSEKALQLFGEMQERGVEPDAVTFLSVLSACTHAGLVEEGSKIFKRLTEGNKIELSTEHYACFIDLLGRTGKLEDAYELVRSMPMTPSTRIWTSLVTACKIHGKLDKAEFLAHELVTLEPENAAHYTLLSTVHAETGNWLGVEEARRAMRIQGLRKGYGFSRI
- the LOC126620040 gene encoding chloroplast envelope membrane protein-like isoform X2; translation: MLIMSSPAVFCKTFIFVNPKLRLLSRNTFILHRNWSTALVVDTRRWRSAAAGHIPNAGGKRKRKRTWWQTFFFDDDGNWLGLKEDDMLATEEEDLDGSSAAASTEKGEEAEKFEAWKTRAEAIVELREAQQDLTNEENRKWEDWFVDSNSKSTSFWEASVQSDPAQERGLLYSLSNFVLGREEDDDEDMLYEDRVFRYASLNSAKFLAVLIIIPWALDFVVHDYVLMPFLDRYVKTVPLAAQLLDVRRNQKLQMIDELKMERARFHLEMEIGKSPPLSDDEVWWELRHKALELRDEWRLENRKAFANIWSDMIFGISLFILLYSNQNKVALVKFTGYKIINNISDTGKAFLIILITDIFLGYHSESGWQTLLEIFVEHYGLEVDQSAVTFFICLIPVIMDACVKLWLFKFLPRLSPKVTNIFREMKRH
- the LOC126620040 gene encoding chloroplast envelope membrane protein-like isoform X1, whose protein sequence is MLIMSSPAVFCKTFIFVNPKLRLLSRNTFILHRNWSTALVVDTRRWRSAAAGHIPNAGGKRKRKRTWWQTFFFDDDGNWLGLKEDDMLATEEEDLDGSSAAASTEKGEEAEKFEAWKTRAEAIVELREAQQDLTNEENRKWEDWFVDSNSKSTSFWEASVQSDPAQERGLLYSLSNFVLGREEDDDEDMLYEDRVFRYASLNSAKFLAVLIIIPWALDFVVHDYVLMPFLDRYVKTVPLAAQLLDVRRNQKLQMIDELKMERARFHLEMEIGKSPPLSDDEVWWELRHKALELRDEWRLENRKAFANIWSDMIFGISLFILLYSNQNKLLSQGAYLFSWRQFCFLFKMSAQVALVKFTGYKIINNISDTGKAFLIILITDIFLGYHSESGWQTLLEIFVEHYGLEVDQSAVTFFICLIPVIMDACVKLWLFKFLPRLSPKVTNIFREMKRH